The DNA segment GCACCCGTTGGTGTACCTGATGGAGGCGGCCGACGACATCTGCTATGCGTTGATCGACCTCGAAGACGGCCTGGAAATGGAGCTGCTGGAATACGCGGAAGTCGAATCGCTGCTGCTCGGCCTTGTGGGTGACGACCTGCCGGAAACCTATCGCCAGCTCGGCCCGCAGGATTCGCGCCGACGCAAACTGGCGATCCTGCGCGGCAAGGCCATCGAGCACCTGACCAATGCTGCCGCCCGAGCGTTCGTCGAGCAACAGGACGCGCTGCTGGCCGGCACGCTGCACGGCGACCTGGTGGAACACATGCACGGCCCGGCCAAACGCTGCGTGCTCAACGCCAAGGACATCGCCCGCAAGAAAATCTTCCAGGACAAGCGCAAGACGCTGCATGAAATCGGCGCCTACACCACGCTGGAAATCCTCCTCAACGCGTTCTGCGGTGCGGCACTCGAACAACATGGTGGACGCACGCCGTCGTTCAAGAGCCGACGCATCCTTGATCTGCTGGGCAACAATGCACCCGACCCCCACGGGCCGCTGCACACCTCGTTCCTGCGCATGATCGACTTTATCGCCGGGATGACCGACAGCTACGCCAGCGACATGGCGCTGGAAATGACCGGGCGCTCCAGCCACTGACGGAGCATCTTCCTCAACCGGGTCAGCGCGACTGCCCGGTTGAGTGCCTGATCCATTAAAGCGGCTCTGCGGTATTCGATGACCGCGCAGACCAAACGTAATCCGTTTAACTTCAAAACAACAGAGACAAACGCTGTTTCTTCAACACTCTACAAGCAACTTAAAACATTCAGATAAACAAATACTCTAAACACCTCCTTACGCGACATTGAGTTTGGTCGTAGTCAATTTCCCTTTAGTGTGTAGGACTTATCCTATATTGCTGCTAGAGCCATGTGAGTTCATGCGGCCGCTCATTTATCTGAGCTAAGGTGCGCGCTTTATTCGCGCACGTATGGGATTTGATTATGAACTCCGTTTTTATTGTCGATGATCACCCCGTCATCCGACTTGCCGTTCGAATGCTGCTCGAGCATGAAGGTTATAGGGTCGTCGGCGAAACCGATAATGGGGTCGATGCCATGCAGATGGTTCGCGAATGCATGCCCGACCTGATCATCCTCGATATCAGCATCCCCAAGCTCGACGGTCTGGAAGTCCTCGCCCGTTTCAACGCCATGGGCACTCCGCTCAAGACCCTGGTACTGACGGCGCAATGCCCGACACTGTTCGGTATTCGCTGCATGCAGTCCGGCGCGTCCGGTTATGTGTGCAAGGAAGAAGACTTGAGTGAACTGGTCAGCGCCATAAAAGCGGTACTTTCCGGTTACAACTATTTCCCAAGTCAGGCATTGAATCCGGTACGCAGTGACGATGTACGTTACGCCGAACTGGAATTATTCAAAGCCGTGAATGACCGCGAACTCATGGTCCTGCAGTTATTTGCACAGGGGCGTACCAACAAGGAAATTGCCAAAGGCATGTTTCTCAGTAACAAAACCGTCAGCACTTACAAAAAACGCTTGATGCAGAAACTGAAAGCCAGATCCCTGGTGGAACTTATCGAGATGGCCAAACGCAACGCGCTAGTGTGAGAGCCTGAATGCCCAGTCGTTTGAAGATCTATCTCGTCATATTGTGTGCGAGCCTGTGCCTGACTCATCAGGCCTATGCCGACCTCGTCACAGCGCAAGATTATGTGCTGCGCAGCCGTTCGAGCCACGAAGCGCTGTCCATTTCTCTGCAGCCCGCGCAACGGCAATGGTTACAGACTCGCAGCGAACTGAGACTGGGCACCTCCGCACCGGATTATCCGCCGTTCGACATGACCGCCAGCGGCCGCGATTACGAAGGTTTTACCGCCGACTACGCCGGCCTCCTCGCACAGGCTGTCGGTTTACCAATCCGGGTCAAGCGCTTTGCCTCACGGGAAGCCGCCTTGCGTGCACTGATAGCCGGACAGGTCGATATGCTCGGTACGGCCAACGGTTTCGAGGCCAGTAATCCAGACATTCTGCTTTCAATCCCC comes from the Pseudomonas sp. RSB 5.4 genome and includes:
- a CDS encoding response regulator transcription factor — protein: MNSVFIVDDHPVIRLAVRMLLEHEGYRVVGETDNGVDAMQMVRECMPDLIILDISIPKLDGLEVLARFNAMGTPLKTLVLTAQCPTLFGIRCMQSGASGYVCKEEDLSELVSAIKAVLSGYNYFPSQALNPVRSDDVRYAELELFKAVNDRELMVLQLFAQGRTNKEIAKGMFLSNKTVSTYKKRLMQKLKARSLVELIEMAKRNALV